A region from the candidate division WOR-1 bacterium RIFOXYB2_FULL_36_35 genome encodes:
- a CDS encoding imidazole glycerol phosphate synthase subunit HisF, with amino-acid sequence MLAKRIIPCLDVKEGRVVKGVNFINLKDAGDPVEQAIIYDKEGADELVFLDITASHEKRYIMLDVIKKVAESIYIPFTVGGGINNIETIRELIFSGADKVSVNTAAVKRPEFIKEASFQFGAQCIVLAIDAKNQEGRGSKDEGRDQTWEVYIHGGRTPTGIDAVEWAKRGEELGAGEILLTSMDKDGTKDGYDLELTRAISDAVSIPVIASGGAGKLEHIYAAFDEGVADAALLASLLHYKEFTIRQIKEYLQDKGISVRI; translated from the coding sequence ATGTTAGCCAAAAGAATAATCCCGTGCCTTGATGTCAAAGAAGGGAGAGTTGTAAAAGGGGTCAATTTTATCAACTTAAAAGACGCTGGCGATCCTGTTGAACAAGCGATCATCTATGATAAAGAAGGAGCTGACGAGCTTGTCTTCCTTGATATCACAGCCTCTCATGAAAAACGTTATATAATGCTCGATGTTATTAAAAAAGTAGCTGAGAGTATTTATATCCCCTTTACAGTTGGCGGAGGGATTAACAATATTGAGACAATAAGAGAATTGATCTTTTCTGGCGCTGATAAGGTTTCCGTTAATACTGCGGCGGTTAAAAGACCTGAGTTTATAAAAGAGGCCTCATTTCAGTTTGGGGCGCAGTGCATTGTTTTGGCGATTGATGCGAAAAATCAAGAAGGACGAGGGTCGAAGGACGAGGGACGAGATCAAACATGGGAGGTTTATATCCATGGGGGAAGGACTCCGACAGGGATTGATGCCGTTGAATGGGCGAAGCGAGGGGAAGAATTGGGCGCGGGTGAGATACTTTTGACTTCGATGGATAAGGATGGGACGAAAGATGGTTATGATTTGGAATTAACGCGTGCGATTTCCGACGCGGTTTCAATTCCGGTTATCGCCTCAGGTGGCGCCGGAAAACTTGAACACATTTATGCTGCCTTTGATGAAGGGGTAGCCGATGCTGCTCTCCTTGCTTCTCTTTTACACTACAAAGAATTCACAATTCGGCAAATCAAAGAATATTTACAGGATAAAGGCATTTCGGTAAGAATTTAA
- a CDS encoding nucleotidyltransferase: MTKTEALVQQFSRALLRLKEVLNIPRNDIVRDSAIQRFEFTLDLSWKALKAYLEDKKGIVCASPKECFREAYRQGIITYDEAWLDIVDMRNETSHTYYEKTAEEVFLELPNTVKHFEALLSSISNH, encoded by the coding sequence ATGACAAAAACTGAAGCTTTAGTTCAACAATTTTCAAGGGCTCTTTTACGTCTCAAAGAAGTTTTAAATATACCAAGAAATGACATTGTTCGTGATTCTGCCATTCAAAGATTTGAGTTTACACTTGACCTTTCATGGAAAGCATTAAAAGCATATCTGGAAGATAAAAAGGGGATTGTTTGTGCTTCTCCAAAAGAATGTTTTCGTGAAGCGTATCGGCAAGGAATAATAACTTATGATGAAGCATGGTTGGATATTGTTGACATGCGAAATGAAACAAGTCATACATATTATGAAAAGACAGCAGAAGAAGTTTTCTTGGAGTTACCAAATACGGTTAAACATTTTGAAGCCTTGTTGAGTTCTATCTCAAACCACTAG
- a CDS encoding transcriptional regulator: MSGHSKWATIKRAKAKTDAARGKVFTKIIRELTTAAKVGGPDPSGNPRLRLVIDKAKAANMPNDNIKRAIDRAAGPDAAVMEEITYEGYGPAGVAILIECMTDNKNRTLGDVRTVFSKVGGNLGSAGCVSYIFKRLGTISFDKSKVDADTLSMEAIDAGAEDIKLDDSSIEVITSQEKFEQIRDSLKLKGYEPENAEVTMIPSTTVALSGDDARKAMNLVEKLEELDDVQAVHSNFDIPDELMK; the protein is encoded by the coding sequence ATGTCAGGTCACAGTAAATGGGCGACAATTAAACGGGCTAAAGCAAAAACCGATGCCGCCCGTGGTAAAGTCTTTACCAAAATTATTCGTGAATTGACAACTGCAGCAAAAGTTGGCGGACCTGATCCGTCCGGAAATCCCCGTCTCCGTCTTGTCATCGACAAAGCAAAAGCGGCCAATATGCCAAATGACAACATAAAAAGGGCGATCGATAGGGCGGCAGGGCCTGATGCCGCGGTTATGGAAGAAATAACTTATGAAGGATACGGTCCCGCGGGAGTTGCAATTCTAATCGAATGTATGACTGACAACAAAAACAGGACACTTGGCGATGTTAGGACTGTCTTTTCAAAAGTGGGAGGAAATTTGGGGAGTGCTGGATGTGTCTCTTATATTTTCAAAAGGCTTGGAACTATCTCTTTTGACAAATCAAAAGTTGATGCCGATACCCTTTCGATGGAAGCAATCGACGCGGGAGCAGAAGACATAAAACTTGACGACTCTTCTATAGAAGTAATTACTTCGCAGGAAAAATTTGAACAGATAAGGGATTCTTTAAAATTAAAAGGATATGAACCCGAAAATGCCGAAGTTACAATGATCCCTTCTACTACGGTTGCATTGTCAGGCGACGATGCCCGTAAAGCCATGAACCTTGTTGAAAAACTTGAAGAACTGGATGATGTCCAGGCTGTCCATTCTAATTTTGATATTCCCGATGAGCTGATGAAGTGA